Proteins encoded in a region of the Anguilla anguilla isolate fAngAng1 chromosome 10, fAngAng1.pri, whole genome shotgun sequence genome:
- the spef2 gene encoding sperm flagellar protein 2 isoform X2 encodes MTDILCRWVNSELQLSKPVDGSSLARDFSSGYLLGKVLHKYQLQDDFDQFSKSSAANSKLNNFIRLEPTLLLLGVPFDLGVAKAVIQEREGAATRLLYQLYIVLQKKKRLGLTGVAMETLRPAATARLHRVENNIYTERMRTVVRREADLNLQRISQRFEVRGREIRDRASAAQREQEQRLQRMQEELRLQDVEKRRTGRRKQQEVMTRIQGAIVQIPKPPPDRTLKALERQRQTRKQREIQGVYKELAQFEKNLKKLSPTGCTPSSFSAMLELPHSEAPSSQRGRTLGPEDTAAREERAKRRRRFLTDQQRAHEELQDRMEEEQLVERLTRQTQQERRLAVQLMQVRQQKDVIRQNRVFRERQYQEQRQRDFEEALDREAALARQAQWDHAEEIRREREQHDQIAAERAQERYRKHFLFCREVLEQVVDLATKAGEYRLLTGNLIPGKMVREWKELLFTGKPLYDGAQVEAVPDPPTPEQLVEMEKLEILNCQDYDEYSGMMGEWAWPEEQEAKQPPSNNNILGHVVNRLRGVVDLPPPELPPPSFPTFTLKACVLGKVYSGKTTCLARIAQVHGVQVLSVSTLVQEAVQAFQAIQGAAEHAGNAEDAGNENKMAESPGSSSNITDRVENGLDKGDELSVSRESGPVSQVPELKVPMNEDITSRLSVKAQYGAVVEKILRKGQALPDELQVDIVVEGVRQVPAGSGWVLDGFPSNLAQAKLLEKALRGSDPDPPDRRRGRRRASLAVNPNPPREAPPPLPALDLVLLLDLSDSAALDRAGKQADELETHPPSEGDPPVDPGAQDSAPPPPDKSLEKRQIQHRITAFQDTWPKLERWFSRKQGVLVQVNGEVEEDALYRKVESAMFQAMARKAETAAGEDAEDHGEKIVRSTPVASTALSPVPASPSAAPAKSTPATAQEPPGRRRSRSKSSSRSPKGSRSRVGSGKDGKGKKPETPDGKSQRKRSKSGSARSGGSQGRSRGVSMSSPLEAPQGESAAPPEDLGPPPGSEDWVYVDEPLPKEISEYLVPYWENACSSYESSVKTVMQNLRGERNLIIRHLYNIREDFKQYLKRPDEKQELVSRWQQDYNAVPEDMRSDERTKAELHQRLDDLRERLWDVADGRREDAERERTGVMGDGWLDDHSGVLVNHFCSLMQVEVDRFQDSVYVLRDYYRGMCGRGLPEPRAEFVRIPLLDLTNGMEGTQPDGNKSPPGSAHSERKTSSSPEKKDSDGEEKKSRIVPLIPRRPPSAEALTSGGDPAEPSRDERLLCDIWQTALTAVSNMVSAEQQQREEEEENEEQLVQRPRVKRMSVVSARASSAKDKKKAGKKKSGATPVPDPTPPPPAEEDTALLQRKALRAKIRQEYGAALDHEARAAVVRLELIKARALSVVRSLQRRAAQAYGEMEEWNGARFLAEMTSIDQLAEVGRQHIERAAEIEQELVLRGTEFFLNGDVRVVPVPVPAPRPPSVERPPGSRLSVLQLEALHAQLLKVAPEGVLSPQQLAESLQQLISTSFGSDSLPEPWLKLSEAQVLELVSTATQGSEVLDWRLFLLGVALPWPIPTQRQLLQTLARFKAVDTADTGFISEEQYLQMDLWFPRETSLPIPDHPSEPLPYDRLSNLRKFFFALFADGEPPPARLDYVNMLLYFASHPDPQQGFVRALSIVTGRALQYRPRSAPLLKSVPYMEECESSELGGEPAATAEGGAEGGEGEEGGGVSIPDLLKVICHGGTRSVSYNRFHPDGRNREEYEEDFAKVFRDLGFSAEEKAPFGILSQHPLFQELMDSAPQYQLTDLHQLLQAHLSEGKSAES; translated from the exons atgacTGATATTTTGTGTCGCTGGGTTAATTCGGAGCTTCAATTATCTAAGCCCGTGG ACGGGAGTTCATTAGCCCGAGATTTTTCCAGTGGATATCTTCTTGGAAAAGTCCTGCACAAATACCAACTTCAGGATGATTTCGACCAGTTTTCAAAGAGCAG TGCAGCAAATTCCAAGTTGAACAACTTCATCCGATTGGAGCCCACTCTGCTGCTGCTCGGGGTGCCCTTTGACCTGGGCGTGGCCAAGGCGGTGATCCAGGAGCGGGAGGGGGCGGCCACGCGGCTGCTGTACCAGCTGTACATCGTGctgcagaagaagaagaggttGGGCTTGACGGGCGTCGCCATGGAGACCCTGCGGCCCGCGGCAACCGCTCGCCTGCACCGCGTGGAGAACAACATCTACacggag CGCATGCGGACGGTGGTGAGGCGCGAGGCGGACCTGAACCTGCAGAGGATCTCGCAGCGGTTCGAGGTGCGGGGGCGGGAGATCCGCGACCGGGCGTCGGCCGCGCAGCGCGAGCAGGAGCAGCGGCTGCAGAGGATGCAGGAGGAGCTGCGCCTGCAGGACGTGGAGAAG CGCCGCACGGGCCGCAGGAAGCAGCAGGAAGTGATGACGCGGATCCAAGGCGCCATCGTGCAGATTCCCAAGCCCCCGCCCGACCGCACGCTGAAGGCCCTGGAACGCCAGAGGCAAACCCGGAAGCAGCGGGAAATCCAG GGCGTTTACAAGGAGCTTGCGCAGTTTGAGAAGAACCTGAAGAAGCTGTCCCCTACAGGCTGTACCCCTTCCTCCTTTAg TGCGATGCTGGAGCTGCCTCACAGCGAAGCTCCCAGCAGCCAGCGGGGCAGGACGCTGGGGCCCGAGGACACCGCCGCGCGGGAAGAGAGGGCGAAACGCCGGAGGCGGTTCCTCACGGATCAGCAGCGGGCCCACGAGGAGCTACAG GACCggatggaggaggagcagctggtgGAGCGGCTGACCCGGCAGACCCAGCAGGAGAGGAGGCTGGCCGTGCAGCTCATGCAGGTCCGGCAGCAGAAGGACGTGATCCGGCAGAACCGCGTGTTCCGGGAGCGGCAGTACCAGGAGCAGCGGCAGCGGGACTTTGAGGAGGCGCTGGACAGGGAGGCG GCCCTGGCTCGGCAGGCCCAATGGGATCACGCGGAAGAGATCCGCCGGGAGAGAGAGCAACACGACCAGATCGCGGCCGAGCGAGCCCAGGAGCGCTACCGcaagcacttcctgttctgccGCGAGGTCCTGGAGCAGGTCGTGGACCTGGCCACCAAGGCGGGGGAGTACCGCCTCCTCACGGGCAA TTTGATCCCAGGGAAGATGGTGCGGGAGTGGAAGGAGCTCCTGTTCACGGGAAAGCCACTGTATGACGGAGCGCAGGTGGAGGCCgtccctgacccccccaccccggagcAGCTGGTGGAGATGGAGAAGCTGGAGATCCTCAACTGCCAGGACTACGACGAGTACAGC ggcatgatgggagagtgggcgtggccagagGAACAGGAGGCGAAGCAGCccccctccaacaacaacatcCTGGGTCATGTGGTGAACCGGCTGCGGGGGGTCGTGGACCTGCCCCCACCCGAGCTGCCCCCCCCATCTTTTCCCACCTTCACCCTGAAGGCCTGTGTCCTGGGGAAGGTATACTCAGGGAAGACCACCTGCCTGGCCAGGATAGCCCAAG TGCATGGGGTCCAGGTCCTGTCGGTCAGCACTCTGGTCCAGGAGGCCGTGCAGGCCTTCCAGGCCATACAGGGGGCCGCCGAGCATGCTGGGAACGCCGAGGATGCTGGGAACGAGAACAAG ATGGCGGAGAGTCCTGGTTCTTCATCCAACATCACTGACCGGGTGGAAAATGGCCTTGATAAAGGGGACGAATTGTCTGTATCGCGTGAATCAG GCCCCGTCTCCCAGGTTCCTGAGCTGAAAGTGCCCATGAACGAGGACATAACATCAAGG CTGTCTGTGAAAGCCCAGTATGGGGCTGTTGTGGAGAAGATTCTGAGGAAAGGACAGGCCCTTCCTGACGAGCTTCAGGTGGACATCGTGGTCGAGGGAGTCAG ACAGGTCCCTGCAGGCTCGGGCTGGGTTCTGGACGGGTTCCCCTCGAACTTGGCGCAGGCGAAGCTGCTGGAGAAGGCCCTGAGGGGGTCGGACCCGGACCCGCCCGACCGGAGGAGGGGGAGACGGAGAGCCAGCCTGGCTGTGAACCCGAACCCCCCCAGGGAGGCgccgccccccctgcccgctCTGGACCTGGTCCTGCTGCTGGACCTGTCCGACAGCGCGGCTCTGGACCGGGCGGGCAAGCAGGCCG ATGAGCTGGAGACACACCCACCTTCTGAGGGGGACCCACCCGTGGACCCGGGGGCCCAGGACagtgcccccccacctccgGACAAGAGCCTGGAGAAGAGGCAGATTCAGCACAG gaTCACAGCATTCCAGGACACCTGGCCCAAGCTGGAGCGGTGGTTCTCCAGGAAGCAGGGCGTCCTGGTGCAGGTGAACGGCGAGGTGGAGGAGGACGCGCTGTACAGGAAGGTGGAGTCGGCCATGTTCCAGGCCATGGCTCGCAAGGCGGAGACAG CTGCAGGCGAGGATGCGGAGGACCACGGGGAGAAGATTGTGCGCTCCACCCCCGTCGCATCGACCGCCCTGTCCCCCGTCCCGGCCTCCCCCTCCGCCGCTCCCGCCAAATCCACCCCCGCCACCGCTCAGGAGCCCCCGGGGAGGCGCCGCTCCAGGTCCAAgtcctcctcccgctcccccaAAG GGTCACGGAGCCGCGTGGGTTCAGGAAAAGACGGAAAAGGGAAAAAGCCGGAAACGCCGGACGGGAAAAGCCAGCGCAAGCGTTCCAAGTCTGGATCCGCACGCTCCG GGGGCTCCCAGGGTCGTTCCAGGGGAGTGTCCATGTCATCGCCCCTCGAAGCTCCGCAGGGCGAGAGCGCCGCCCCCCCCGAGGACCTGGGGCCCCCCCCTGGCTCTGAGGACTGGGTGTACGTGGACGAGCCTCTGCCCAAG GAGATCTCAGAGTACCTGGTTCCGTACTGGGAGAACGCCTGCAGCTCCTACGAGTCCAGTGTGAAGACCGTGATGCAGAACCTGCGCGGAGAACGCAACCTGATCATCAGacacctgtacaacatcag GGAGGACTTTAAGCAGTACCTGAAGAGGCCGGATGAGAAGCAGGAGCTGGTGTCCCGCTGGCAGCAGGACTACAACGCCGTCCCCGAGGACATGAGGAGCGACGAGCGGACCAAGGCGGAGCTACACCAGCGCCTGGAT GACCTGCGGGAGCGCCTGTGGGACGTGGCGGACGGGCGGAGGGAAGACGCGGAGCGGGAGCGGACCGGAGTCATGGGGGACGGCTGGCTGGACGACCACAGCGGCGTGCTCGTCAACCACTTCTGCTCGCTCATGCAG GTGGAGGTGGACAGGTTCCAGGATTCCGTGTACGTCCTCCGGGATTATTACCGAGGAatgtgtgggaggggcctgccGGAGCCGAGGGCGGAGTTTGTGCGCATTCCGCTGCTGGACCTGACCAATGGGATGGAAGGAACCCAGCCTGACGGGAACAAGAG TCCCCCTGGCTCGGCCCACTCTGAGAGGAAGACCAGCAGCAGCCCCGAGAAGAAGGACAGCGatggagaagagaagaagagcAGAAT AGTCCCCCTCATCCCCAGGAGACCCCCGTCTGCGGAGGCGCTGACGTCCGGGGGCGACCCCGCCGAGCCGTCCCGGGACGAGAGGCTGCTGTGCGACATCTGGCAGACGGCCCTGACCGCCGTCAGCAACATG GTGTCAgcggagcagcagcagcgggaggaggaggaggagaacgagGAGCAGCTGGTGCAGAGGCCGCGTGTGAAGAGAATGTCTGTGGTGTCAGCCAGGGCCAGCTCCGCCAAGGATAAGAAGAAAGCTGGCAAGAAGAAAA gcggTGCCACCCCGGTACCagaccccaccccgcccccccctgcgGAGGAGGACACGGCGTTGCTGCAGAGGAAGGCCCTGAGGGCCAAGATTCGGCAGGAGTACGGAGCGGCGCTCGATCACGAAG CCCGTGCGGCGGTGGTGCGCCTGGAGCTGATCAAGGCCCGCGCGCTCTCCGTGGTGCGGAGCCTCCAGCGGCGTGCCGCACAGGCTTATGGGGAGATGGAGGAGTGGAACGGGGCGCGCTTCCTGGCCGAGATGACCAG CATCGACCAGCTGGCGGAGGTGGGGAGACAGCACATCGAGCGGGCCGCTGAGATCGAGCAGGAGCTGGTCCTGCGGGGCACGGAGTTCTTCCTCAACGGGGACGTCCGCGTGGTGCCCGTCCCGGTGCCCGCACCTCGCCCGCCTTCCGTAGAACGCCCGCCGGGCAGCAGGCTCTCCGTCCTTCAGCTGGAGGCTCTGCACGCCCAGCTACTCAAGGTCGCGCCCGAAG GTGTGCTGTCCCCCCAGCAGCTCGCTGAGAGCCTGCAGCAGCTCATCTCCACCAGCTTCGGGAGCGACTCCTTACCTGAGCCCTGGCTGAAGCTCTCTGAAGCTCAG GTCCTGGAGCTGGTATCCACGGCGACGCAGGGCTCGGAGGTCCTGGATTGGCGGCTCTTCCTGCTGGGCGTCGCCCTGCCGTGGCCAATCCCGACTCAGCGCCAGCTGCTGCAGACTCTGGCCCGGTTCAAGGCTGTGGACACCGCAGACACGGGCTTCATCTCTGAAGAGCAGTACCTACAG ATGGACCTGTGGTTCCCCCGCGAGACCAGCCTTCCCATCCCGGACCACCCGTCAGAACCGCTGCCTTACGACCGTCTGAGCAACCtgaggaag TTTTTCTTCGCCCTGTTTGCGGACGGCgagccccccccggcccggctGGACTACGTGAACATGCTGCTGTACTTCGCCTCGCACCCGGACCCCCAGCAGGGCTTCGTCCGCGCGCTCAGCATCGTCACGGGACGGGCCCTCCAGTACCGGCCCCGGAGCGCCCCGCTCCTaaag tCGGTGCCGTACATGGAGGAATGCGAGTCTTCGGAGCTGGGGGGGGAGCCAGCGGCGACTGccgaggggggggcggaggggggagagggggaggaggggggaggggtgtccaTCCCCGACCTCCTGAAAGTGATCTGCCATGGGGGAACCAGGTCAGTGAGCTACAATCGCTTCCACCCGGAcgggaggaacagagaggagtACGAGGAG GATTTTGCGAAGGTCTTCAGGGACCTGGGGTTCAGTGCCGAGGAGAAGGCGCCCTTCGGGATTCTGTCCCAGCATCCTCTCTTCCAGGAACTGATGGACTCCGCGCCACAGTACCAGCTGACT GACTTGCACCAACTTCTGCAGGCCCATCTGAGCGAGGGGAAGTCCGCGGAGTCTTAG
- the spef2 gene encoding sperm flagellar protein 2 isoform X3: protein MTDILCRWVNSELQLSKPVDGSSLARDFSSGYLLGKVLHKYQLQDDFDQFSKSSAANSKLNNFIRLEPTLLLLGVPFDLGVAKAVIQEREGAATRLLYQLYIVLQKKKRLGLTGVAMETLRPAATARLHRVENNIYTERMRTVVRREADLNLQRISQRFEVRGREIRDRASAAQREQEQRLQRMQEELRLQDVEKRRTGRRKQQEVMTRIQGAIVQIPKPPPDRTLKALERQRQTRKQREIQGVYKELAQFEKNLKKLSPTGCTPSSFSAMLELPHSEAPSSQRGRTLGPEDTAAREERAKRRRRFLTDQQRAHEELQDRMEEEQLVERLTRQTQQERRLAVQLMQVRQQKDVIRQNRVFRERQYQEQRQRDFEEALDREAALARQAQWDHAEEIRREREQHDQIAAERAQERYRKHFLFCREVLEQVVDLATKAGEYRLLTGNLIPGKMVREWKELLFTGKPLYDGAQVEAVPDPPTPEQLVEMEKLEILNCQDYDEYSGMMGEWAWPEEQEAKQPPSNNNILGHVVNRLRGVVDLPPPELPPPSFPTFTLKACVLGKVYSGKTTCLARIAQVHGVQVLSVSTLVQEAVQAFQAIQGAAEHAGNAEDAGNENKMAESPGSSSNITDRVENGLDKGDELSVSRESGPVSQVPELKVPMNEDITSRLSVKAQYGAVVEKILRKGQALPDELQVDIVVEGVRQVPAGSGWVLDGFPSNLAQAKLLEKALRGSDPDPPDRRRGRRRASLAVNPNPPREAPPPLPALDLVLLLDLSDSAALDRAGKQADELETHPPSEGDPPVDPGAQDSAPPPPDKSLEKRQIQHRITAFQDTWPKLERWFSRKQGVLVQVNGEVEEDALYRKVESAMFQAMARKAETGEDAEDHGEKIVRSTPVASTALSPVPASPSAAPAKSTPATAQEPPGRRRSRSKSSSRSPKGSRSRVGSGKDGKGKKPETPDGKSQRKRSKSGSARSGGSQGRSRGVSMSSPLEAPQGESAAPPEDLGPPPGSEDWVYVDEPLPKEISEYLVPYWENACSSYESSVKTVMQNLRGERNLIIRHLYNIREDFKQYLKRPDEKQELVSRWQQDYNAVPEDMRSDERTKAELHQRLDDLRERLWDVADGRREDAERERTGVMGDGWLDDHSGVLVNHFCSLMQVEVDRFQDSVYVLRDYYRGMCGRGLPEPRAEFVRIPLLDLTNGMEGTQPDGNKSPPGSAHSERKTSSSPEKKDSDGEEKKSRIVPLIPRRPPSAEALTSGGDPAEPSRDERLLCDIWQTALTAVSNMVSAEQQQREEEEENEEQLVQRPRVKRMSVVSARASSAKDKKKAGKKKSGATPVPDPTPPPPAEEDTALLQRKALRAKIRQEYGAALDHEARAAVVRLELIKARALSVVRSLQRRAAQAYGEMEEWNGARFLAEMTSIDQLAEVGRQHIERAAEIEQELVLRGTEFFLNGDVRVVPVPVPAPRPPSVERPPGSRLSVLQLEALHAQLLKVAPEGVLSPQQLAESLQQLISTSFGSDSLPEPWLKLSEAQVLELVSTATQGSEVLDWRLFLLGVALPWPIPTQRQLLQTLARFKAVDTADTGFISEEQYLQGQMDLWFPRETSLPIPDHPSEPLPYDRLSNLRKFFFALFADGEPPPARLDYVNMLLYFASHPDPQQGFVRALSIVTGRALQYRPRSAPLLKSVPYMEECESSELGGEPAATAEGGAEGGEGEEGGGVSIPDLLKVICHGGTRSVSYNRFHPDGRNREEYEEDFAKVFRDLGFSAEEKAPFGILSQHPLFQELMDSAPQYQLTDLHQLLQAHLSEGKSAES from the exons atgacTGATATTTTGTGTCGCTGGGTTAATTCGGAGCTTCAATTATCTAAGCCCGTGG ACGGGAGTTCATTAGCCCGAGATTTTTCCAGTGGATATCTTCTTGGAAAAGTCCTGCACAAATACCAACTTCAGGATGATTTCGACCAGTTTTCAAAGAGCAG TGCAGCAAATTCCAAGTTGAACAACTTCATCCGATTGGAGCCCACTCTGCTGCTGCTCGGGGTGCCCTTTGACCTGGGCGTGGCCAAGGCGGTGATCCAGGAGCGGGAGGGGGCGGCCACGCGGCTGCTGTACCAGCTGTACATCGTGctgcagaagaagaagaggttGGGCTTGACGGGCGTCGCCATGGAGACCCTGCGGCCCGCGGCAACCGCTCGCCTGCACCGCGTGGAGAACAACATCTACacggag CGCATGCGGACGGTGGTGAGGCGCGAGGCGGACCTGAACCTGCAGAGGATCTCGCAGCGGTTCGAGGTGCGGGGGCGGGAGATCCGCGACCGGGCGTCGGCCGCGCAGCGCGAGCAGGAGCAGCGGCTGCAGAGGATGCAGGAGGAGCTGCGCCTGCAGGACGTGGAGAAG CGCCGCACGGGCCGCAGGAAGCAGCAGGAAGTGATGACGCGGATCCAAGGCGCCATCGTGCAGATTCCCAAGCCCCCGCCCGACCGCACGCTGAAGGCCCTGGAACGCCAGAGGCAAACCCGGAAGCAGCGGGAAATCCAG GGCGTTTACAAGGAGCTTGCGCAGTTTGAGAAGAACCTGAAGAAGCTGTCCCCTACAGGCTGTACCCCTTCCTCCTTTAg TGCGATGCTGGAGCTGCCTCACAGCGAAGCTCCCAGCAGCCAGCGGGGCAGGACGCTGGGGCCCGAGGACACCGCCGCGCGGGAAGAGAGGGCGAAACGCCGGAGGCGGTTCCTCACGGATCAGCAGCGGGCCCACGAGGAGCTACAG GACCggatggaggaggagcagctggtgGAGCGGCTGACCCGGCAGACCCAGCAGGAGAGGAGGCTGGCCGTGCAGCTCATGCAGGTCCGGCAGCAGAAGGACGTGATCCGGCAGAACCGCGTGTTCCGGGAGCGGCAGTACCAGGAGCAGCGGCAGCGGGACTTTGAGGAGGCGCTGGACAGGGAGGCG GCCCTGGCTCGGCAGGCCCAATGGGATCACGCGGAAGAGATCCGCCGGGAGAGAGAGCAACACGACCAGATCGCGGCCGAGCGAGCCCAGGAGCGCTACCGcaagcacttcctgttctgccGCGAGGTCCTGGAGCAGGTCGTGGACCTGGCCACCAAGGCGGGGGAGTACCGCCTCCTCACGGGCAA TTTGATCCCAGGGAAGATGGTGCGGGAGTGGAAGGAGCTCCTGTTCACGGGAAAGCCACTGTATGACGGAGCGCAGGTGGAGGCCgtccctgacccccccaccccggagcAGCTGGTGGAGATGGAGAAGCTGGAGATCCTCAACTGCCAGGACTACGACGAGTACAGC ggcatgatgggagagtgggcgtggccagagGAACAGGAGGCGAAGCAGCccccctccaacaacaacatcCTGGGTCATGTGGTGAACCGGCTGCGGGGGGTCGTGGACCTGCCCCCACCCGAGCTGCCCCCCCCATCTTTTCCCACCTTCACCCTGAAGGCCTGTGTCCTGGGGAAGGTATACTCAGGGAAGACCACCTGCCTGGCCAGGATAGCCCAAG TGCATGGGGTCCAGGTCCTGTCGGTCAGCACTCTGGTCCAGGAGGCCGTGCAGGCCTTCCAGGCCATACAGGGGGCCGCCGAGCATGCTGGGAACGCCGAGGATGCTGGGAACGAGAACAAG ATGGCGGAGAGTCCTGGTTCTTCATCCAACATCACTGACCGGGTGGAAAATGGCCTTGATAAAGGGGACGAATTGTCTGTATCGCGTGAATCAG GCCCCGTCTCCCAGGTTCCTGAGCTGAAAGTGCCCATGAACGAGGACATAACATCAAGG CTGTCTGTGAAAGCCCAGTATGGGGCTGTTGTGGAGAAGATTCTGAGGAAAGGACAGGCCCTTCCTGACGAGCTTCAGGTGGACATCGTGGTCGAGGGAGTCAG ACAGGTCCCTGCAGGCTCGGGCTGGGTTCTGGACGGGTTCCCCTCGAACTTGGCGCAGGCGAAGCTGCTGGAGAAGGCCCTGAGGGGGTCGGACCCGGACCCGCCCGACCGGAGGAGGGGGAGACGGAGAGCCAGCCTGGCTGTGAACCCGAACCCCCCCAGGGAGGCgccgccccccctgcccgctCTGGACCTGGTCCTGCTGCTGGACCTGTCCGACAGCGCGGCTCTGGACCGGGCGGGCAAGCAGGCCG ATGAGCTGGAGACACACCCACCTTCTGAGGGGGACCCACCCGTGGACCCGGGGGCCCAGGACagtgcccccccacctccgGACAAGAGCCTGGAGAAGAGGCAGATTCAGCACAG gaTCACAGCATTCCAGGACACCTGGCCCAAGCTGGAGCGGTGGTTCTCCAGGAAGCAGGGCGTCCTGGTGCAGGTGAACGGCGAGGTGGAGGAGGACGCGCTGTACAGGAAGGTGGAGTCGGCCATGTTCCAGGCCATGGCTCGCAAGGCGGAGACAG GCGAGGATGCGGAGGACCACGGGGAGAAGATTGTGCGCTCCACCCCCGTCGCATCGACCGCCCTGTCCCCCGTCCCGGCCTCCCCCTCCGCCGCTCCCGCCAAATCCACCCCCGCCACCGCTCAGGAGCCCCCGGGGAGGCGCCGCTCCAGGTCCAAgtcctcctcccgctcccccaAAG GGTCACGGAGCCGCGTGGGTTCAGGAAAAGACGGAAAAGGGAAAAAGCCGGAAACGCCGGACGGGAAAAGCCAGCGCAAGCGTTCCAAGTCTGGATCCGCACGCTCCG GGGGCTCCCAGGGTCGTTCCAGGGGAGTGTCCATGTCATCGCCCCTCGAAGCTCCGCAGGGCGAGAGCGCCGCCCCCCCCGAGGACCTGGGGCCCCCCCCTGGCTCTGAGGACTGGGTGTACGTGGACGAGCCTCTGCCCAAG GAGATCTCAGAGTACCTGGTTCCGTACTGGGAGAACGCCTGCAGCTCCTACGAGTCCAGTGTGAAGACCGTGATGCAGAACCTGCGCGGAGAACGCAACCTGATCATCAGacacctgtacaacatcag GGAGGACTTTAAGCAGTACCTGAAGAGGCCGGATGAGAAGCAGGAGCTGGTGTCCCGCTGGCAGCAGGACTACAACGCCGTCCCCGAGGACATGAGGAGCGACGAGCGGACCAAGGCGGAGCTACACCAGCGCCTGGAT GACCTGCGGGAGCGCCTGTGGGACGTGGCGGACGGGCGGAGGGAAGACGCGGAGCGGGAGCGGACCGGAGTCATGGGGGACGGCTGGCTGGACGACCACAGCGGCGTGCTCGTCAACCACTTCTGCTCGCTCATGCAG GTGGAGGTGGACAGGTTCCAGGATTCCGTGTACGTCCTCCGGGATTATTACCGAGGAatgtgtgggaggggcctgccGGAGCCGAGGGCGGAGTTTGTGCGCATTCCGCTGCTGGACCTGACCAATGGGATGGAAGGAACCCAGCCTGACGGGAACAAGAG TCCCCCTGGCTCGGCCCACTCTGAGAGGAAGACCAGCAGCAGCCCCGAGAAGAAGGACAGCGatggagaagagaagaagagcAGAAT AGTCCCCCTCATCCCCAGGAGACCCCCGTCTGCGGAGGCGCTGACGTCCGGGGGCGACCCCGCCGAGCCGTCCCGGGACGAGAGGCTGCTGTGCGACATCTGGCAGACGGCCCTGACCGCCGTCAGCAACATG GTGTCAgcggagcagcagcagcgggaggaggaggaggagaacgagGAGCAGCTGGTGCAGAGGCCGCGTGTGAAGAGAATGTCTGTGGTGTCAGCCAGGGCCAGCTCCGCCAAGGATAAGAAGAAAGCTGGCAAGAAGAAAA gcggTGCCACCCCGGTACCagaccccaccccgcccccccctgcgGAGGAGGACACGGCGTTGCTGCAGAGGAAGGCCCTGAGGGCCAAGATTCGGCAGGAGTACGGAGCGGCGCTCGATCACGAAG CCCGTGCGGCGGTGGTGCGCCTGGAGCTGATCAAGGCCCGCGCGCTCTCCGTGGTGCGGAGCCTCCAGCGGCGTGCCGCACAGGCTTATGGGGAGATGGAGGAGTGGAACGGGGCGCGCTTCCTGGCCGAGATGACCAG CATCGACCAGCTGGCGGAGGTGGGGAGACAGCACATCGAGCGGGCCGCTGAGATCGAGCAGGAGCTGGTCCTGCGGGGCACGGAGTTCTTCCTCAACGGGGACGTCCGCGTGGTGCCCGTCCCGGTGCCCGCACCTCGCCCGCCTTCCGTAGAACGCCCGCCGGGCAGCAGGCTCTCCGTCCTTCAGCTGGAGGCTCTGCACGCCCAGCTACTCAAGGTCGCGCCCGAAG GTGTGCTGTCCCCCCAGCAGCTCGCTGAGAGCCTGCAGCAGCTCATCTCCACCAGCTTCGGGAGCGACTCCTTACCTGAGCCCTGGCTGAAGCTCTCTGAAGCTCAG GTCCTGGAGCTGGTATCCACGGCGACGCAGGGCTCGGAGGTCCTGGATTGGCGGCTCTTCCTGCTGGGCGTCGCCCTGCCGTGGCCAATCCCGACTCAGCGCCAGCTGCTGCAGACTCTGGCCCGGTTCAAGGCTGTGGACACCGCAGACACGGGCTTCATCTCTGAAGAGCAGTACCTACAG GGTCAGATGGACCTGTGGTTCCCCCGCGAGACCAGCCTTCCCATCCCGGACCACCCGTCAGAACCGCTGCCTTACGACCGTCTGAGCAACCtgaggaag TTTTTCTTCGCCCTGTTTGCGGACGGCgagccccccccggcccggctGGACTACGTGAACATGCTGCTGTACTTCGCCTCGCACCCGGACCCCCAGCAGGGCTTCGTCCGCGCGCTCAGCATCGTCACGGGACGGGCCCTCCAGTACCGGCCCCGGAGCGCCCCGCTCCTaaag tCGGTGCCGTACATGGAGGAATGCGAGTCTTCGGAGCTGGGGGGGGAGCCAGCGGCGACTGccgaggggggggcggaggggggagagggggaggaggggggaggggtgtccaTCCCCGACCTCCTGAAAGTGATCTGCCATGGGGGAACCAGGTCAGTGAGCTACAATCGCTTCCACCCGGAcgggaggaacagagaggagtACGAGGAG GATTTTGCGAAGGTCTTCAGGGACCTGGGGTTCAGTGCCGAGGAGAAGGCGCCCTTCGGGATTCTGTCCCAGCATCCTCTCTTCCAGGAACTGATGGACTCCGCGCCACAGTACCAGCTGACT GACTTGCACCAACTTCTGCAGGCCCATCTGAGCGAGGGGAAGTCCGCGGAGTCTTAG